The following proteins come from a genomic window of Aequorivita marisscotiae:
- a CDS encoding branched-chain amino acid transaminase — protein MYFNNETVLYLDRRFVKANESTTDLYSQTLHYGYGAFEGIRSYETEHGTNVFKAEEHYKRLKKSCELVKIPFDYTVQELVEATYELLKKNNLKNAYIRPLVYCGQNMSLSKPTSVSVMIAAWDWGAYLGDKLLRLTVSSYCRPHPKSIHIEAKVCGHYVNSILATNEAKENGFDEALLLDSDGFLAEGPGANLFFEKDGKLFTPQLGNILPGITRSTVLELAEQLGLELHQGKFTKEALFQADSAFFCGTAAEVVGILSVDTYQFPKNWNDSLGKKLQDAYSLLVREPLKQLNLN, from the coding sequence ATGTATTTCAACAACGAAACAGTCCTTTATTTGGATAGAAGATTTGTAAAAGCAAACGAATCTACAACCGATTTGTACAGTCAAACTCTTCATTATGGTTATGGCGCATTTGAAGGCATCCGCTCTTATGAAACAGAACACGGAACAAATGTTTTTAAAGCCGAAGAACATTATAAACGCTTGAAAAAATCTTGCGAACTGGTGAAAATCCCTTTCGATTACACGGTGCAAGAATTAGTTGAAGCCACTTACGAATTGCTAAAAAAAAACAATTTAAAAAATGCCTATATCCGACCATTGGTGTATTGCGGACAAAATATGAGTTTGTCAAAACCTACCAGCGTTTCGGTGATGATTGCCGCTTGGGATTGGGGAGCGTATTTGGGTGATAAATTATTGCGATTAACCGTTTCCTCCTATTGCCGTCCACACCCAAAATCTATCCACATCGAAGCGAAAGTCTGCGGTCATTATGTCAATTCTATTCTGGCAACCAATGAAGCAAAAGAAAATGGATTCGATGAAGCCTTGCTTTTGGATAGCGATGGATTTTTAGCCGAAGGTCCGGGTGCGAATTTGTTCTTTGAAAAAGACGGAAAATTATTCACGCCTCAATTAGGAAACATCCTTCCGGGCATCACCAGATCCACTGTCTTGGAGTTAGCCGAGCAATTAGGTCTGGAACTGCATCAAGGAAAATTTACCAAAGAAGCTCTTTTTCAAGCTGATAGTGCCTTTTTCTGCGGAACGGCTGCCGAGGTAGTGGGTATATTATCGGTGGACACTTATCAATTTCCAAAAAACTGGAATGATTCCTTAGGTAAAAAACTTCAAGATGCTTATTCACTTTTGGTACGAGAACCTTTAAAACAGCTCAATTTAAACTAA
- a CDS encoding short chain dehydrogenase gives MKILIIGGNGTIGKKVVSHFKQKNEILIGGRTNGDVAVDIADSSSIKSMFEKIGKLDTIICIAGEAKWDDFNKLSEDDYYIGLKSKLMGQVNLVRIGQNYLNSNGSITLSTGILADDPVVKTTSAAMVNGGIHSFVQAVALEIENGIRVNVVSSGMVEDAYEKYKDYFPGHNPIPMKKVINGYVRSVNGKGNGEIIRIYD, from the coding sequence ATGAAAATTTTAATAATTGGAGGAAATGGAACAATAGGAAAAAAAGTTGTTTCGCATTTTAAACAAAAAAATGAAATTTTAATCGGTGGACGAACCAATGGAGATGTGGCTGTTGACATTGCTGATAGTAGCTCGATAAAGTCAATGTTTGAAAAAATTGGAAAACTGGACACTATAATTTGTATCGCTGGAGAAGCAAAATGGGACGATTTCAATAAACTTTCTGAAGACGATTATTATATCGGACTAAAAAGTAAACTAATGGGACAAGTTAATCTTGTACGTATTGGACAGAATTATTTAAATTCAAATGGTTCCATAACTCTATCCACAGGAATTTTAGCAGATGACCCAGTTGTAAAAACAACGAGTGCTGCTATGGTAAATGGCGGAATTCATAGTTTTGTTCAAGCTGTTGCACTCGAAATTGAAAACGGAATTAGAGTAAATGTCGTTTCTTCTGGAATGGTGGAAGATGCTTATGAAAAATACAAAGACTATTTCCCAGGGCACAATCCAATACCAATGAAAAAAGTAATTAACGGATATGTAAGAAGTGTAAACGGAAAAGGAAATGGAGAAATAATTAGAATTTACGACTGA
- a CDS encoding ArsR/SmtB family transcription factor has product MNLKTATEIGKCLSNQIRFQILEWLKEPEKHFPPHETLKHFNDGVCVTYIQEKTKLSQSTISTYLTNMEKCGLLISTRHGKWSYLKRNEETIKQFTDFLI; this is encoded by the coding sequence ATGAATTTGAAAACGGCAACAGAAATTGGAAAATGTTTATCGAACCAAATCAGGTTTCAGATATTGGAATGGCTGAAAGAACCAGAAAAACACTTTCCACCACACGAAACATTAAAACACTTCAATGATGGTGTTTGCGTTACCTATATTCAAGAAAAAACGAAGTTATCTCAATCGACTATTTCAACATATTTGACCAATATGGAAAAATGTGGACTTTTAATTTCAACAAGACACGGAAAATGGTCGTATTTAAAAAGGAACGAAGAGACTATTAAACAGTTTACGGATTTTCTAATATAA
- a CDS encoding helix-turn-helix domain-containing protein, whose protein sequence is MKIKPIRNEADYQKALERLEVIFDAKRGTEEGDELEILAMVIDNYENDNFPIDMPDPISAINFRMEQMGLKQKDLVKMIGFKSRVSEIMNKKRKLTLEMIRKLNADLNIPTEILIQDY, encoded by the coding sequence ATGAAAATAAAACCAATTAGAAACGAAGCGGATTACCAAAAAGCACTTGAGCGCTTGGAGGTTATTTTCGATGCTAAAAGAGGAACCGAAGAAGGCGACGAATTGGAGATTTTGGCAATGGTAATAGACAATTACGAAAATGATAATTTTCCAATTGATATGCCCGACCCGATTTCCGCAATCAATTTCCGAATGGAACAAATGGGCCTAAAACAGAAGGATTTGGTCAAAATGATTGGTTTCAAAAGTCGAGTGAGCGAAATAATGAACAAAAAACGCAAACTAACTTTGGAAATGATAAGAAAATTAAATGCTGATTTAAACATCCCGACAGAAATATTGATACAAGATTATTGA
- a CDS encoding type II toxin-antitoxin system HigB family toxin codes for MKIFSRGTLRDFWDKHGDCELQLKTWYRETEKSNWTSINDLKKEYPSASILKENRIVFNIKGNDYRLIVKFNFEYQLAWIRFIGTHGEYDKINANEI; via the coding sequence GTGAAAATATTTTCGAGAGGAACATTGCGGGATTTTTGGGATAAGCACGGTGATTGTGAACTTCAATTGAAGACTTGGTATCGAGAAACTGAAAAATCGAATTGGACATCGATTAACGACTTGAAAAAAGAATATCCCAGCGCAAGTATCCTAAAAGAAAACCGAATTGTATTTAACATTAAAGGAAACGATTATCGACTAATTGTTAAATTTAATTTTGAATACCAACTGGCGTGGATACGCTTTATCGGAACTCACGGGGAATATGATAAAATTAACGCAAACGAAATTTAA
- a CDS encoding carboxypeptidase-like regulatory domain-containing protein → MGARLIFFHLFIYLFVYNSSSAQTEIFGFISDKDDIELTAVNVVMKDKTNDSIIDYCFSDVDGKYKISTKATGYFYLTFSSLGYENFTINIFVDGTEKSINQNITLNEKYLELNQIIIQASKPISEKKDTITFKTKNFVQGNEQTVEDLLKRIPGLHIDSQGSIKIGNQEIEKLMIDGDDFFEKGYRILSKNMPAYPIEEVEVLLNYSNNNLLKDIEESNKVALNLKLDEKSKRIWFGNLEIGYGNNDNYVFRGNLMNFGKKSKYYILSNLNNIGNDAVGNINFLIRPSRTNEPATIGDNQHVTDLLNLSSSNLSLKESRTNFNNAALVSLNAIFNPSEKLKIKTNGFFNSDEIDFFRNRIDVVNTDSVDFTNIENYYLQNKNRTAFGKVDINYSISKNKTLETVTKFNNGHFEDTSNLVFNGDSTIEKLNSTNSLFDQKISYTSKFDNNKAFLLTGRFINEKAPQNYQLNQFFYQDLFPDFEPIDNVKQQTTNQMQFVGVEAHLLNRKPNDDLFELLIGNEYRKDKLNTAFLLLNNEMVVDKPEGYQNLLTYHVNNLYIKGKYEYKIGDLSLVSKIHLHQLFNKFTSTFIFKNQNPFFINPSIGLNWKIDDKNKITSTYSYNKTNSNLLEVYNGFVLTNFRTFSKGTDDFSQLDASSLLVDYKFGNWSERFFANTFFLYNKNYNFFSTNSLIEQNFTQIDKIIIKDREFFTISSNLNYYFKRISSNLKINFGYSKSEYKNIVNDSDLRNVTSKTSNYGIELRSGFNGIFNYHIGTKWTTNQIRTSIVNSFTDNISFLDLSFIFNNKFDFQFQSERYYFGNFETDNIYFFLDFEAKYILVKNKLSIGFSGRNLSNTIKFRNFSISDIGTSTTEYRLLPRLLLLKIEYRF, encoded by the coding sequence ATGGGAGCAAGATTAATTTTTTTTCATCTTTTTATTTACTTATTTGTCTATAACTCTTCAAGTGCACAAACAGAAATTTTCGGTTTTATTTCTGATAAAGACGATATTGAATTAACAGCAGTTAATGTCGTAATGAAAGACAAAACAAATGACTCTATAATAGATTACTGTTTTTCTGATGTTGATGGAAAATATAAAATCAGCACTAAAGCAACAGGTTATTTTTATTTAACATTTTCATCTTTAGGATATGAAAACTTTACTATTAATATTTTTGTTGACGGCACAGAGAAATCAATTAACCAAAACATTACATTGAATGAAAAATATTTGGAGTTAAACCAAATAATAATTCAAGCATCAAAACCAATTTCCGAAAAAAAAGACACAATTACCTTCAAAACAAAAAATTTTGTTCAGGGAAACGAACAAACAGTAGAAGATTTACTTAAAAGAATTCCCGGCTTACATATTGACAGTCAGGGTTCCATTAAAATAGGTAATCAAGAAATAGAAAAATTAATGATTGATGGCGATGATTTTTTTGAAAAAGGCTATAGAATACTTTCAAAGAACATGCCTGCTTATCCTATTGAAGAAGTAGAAGTTTTATTAAATTATTCCAATAATAATTTGCTGAAAGACATTGAAGAAAGTAATAAGGTGGCACTAAATCTGAAATTGGATGAAAAATCAAAGCGCATTTGGTTTGGAAATTTAGAAATCGGTTATGGCAACAACGACAATTACGTATTTCGAGGTAACCTTATGAATTTCGGGAAAAAAAGCAAATATTATATATTAAGCAATTTAAACAATATAGGTAATGATGCCGTTGGCAATATTAATTTTTTGATTAGACCTTCAAGAACCAATGAACCTGCAACGATTGGCGACAATCAGCATGTAACTGATTTATTAAATTTGTCCAGTTCTAACTTAAGCCTAAAAGAAAGCAGAACAAACTTTAATAATGCCGCATTAGTTTCCTTGAATGCAATCTTTAATCCAAGTGAAAAACTAAAGATAAAAACGAATGGTTTTTTTAATTCGGACGAAATCGATTTTTTCAGGAATAGAATAGATGTGGTCAATACCGATAGTGTCGATTTTACCAATATAGAAAACTATTATTTACAAAACAAAAACAGAACAGCATTTGGCAAGGTGGACATCAACTATAGTATTTCAAAAAATAAGACATTAGAAACAGTAACAAAGTTCAATAATGGTCATTTTGAAGATACTTCAAATTTAGTATTCAACGGTGATTCAACAATTGAAAAGCTCAATAGCACCAACAGTCTTTTCGACCAAAAAATAAGCTATACATCCAAATTTGATAATAATAAGGCCTTTTTATTAACTGGTCGTTTCATCAATGAAAAAGCGCCACAAAATTATCAATTAAATCAGTTTTTTTATCAAGATTTATTTCCTGATTTTGAGCCTATAGACAACGTAAAACAGCAAACCACCAATCAAATGCAATTTGTTGGTGTTGAAGCTCATCTATTAAATAGAAAACCAAATGATGATTTATTTGAACTACTGATAGGAAATGAATACAGAAAAGATAAATTGAATACAGCCTTTTTGTTGCTCAACAACGAAATGGTCGTAGATAAACCTGAAGGATATCAAAACTTACTGACCTACCACGTAAACAATCTGTATATTAAAGGAAAATACGAATACAAAATTGGAGATTTAAGCCTTGTGAGCAAAATTCATCTCCATCAATTATTCAATAAATTTACTTCTACCTTTATTTTCAAAAATCAGAACCCATTTTTTATAAATCCAAGTATTGGACTTAATTGGAAGATTGACGATAAAAACAAAATCACTTCAACTTATTCGTACAACAAAACCAACTCAAATCTTTTGGAGGTTTACAACGGTTTTGTGTTGACCAACTTTCGCACATTTTCAAAAGGAACAGACGATTTCAGCCAATTAGACGCATCATCATTACTGGTGGACTATAAGTTCGGTAATTGGAGTGAACGTTTTTTCGCAAATACATTTTTTCTATATAACAAAAATTATAACTTCTTTTCTACTAATTCGTTAATAGAGCAGAATTTTACGCAAATAGATAAAATAATTATTAAGGACAGAGAATTTTTTACTATTTCTTCAAATTTAAACTACTATTTTAAAAGAATTTCATCGAACCTAAAAATCAATTTTGGATATTCAAAGTCTGAATATAAAAATATTGTAAATGACTCTGATTTAAGAAATGTGACATCCAAAACATCAAATTACGGCATAGAACTTCGGTCGGGATTTAACGGCATTTTTAACTATCATATTGGAACTAAATGGACAACAAACCAAATAAGGACATCTATAGTCAATTCGTTTACTGACAATATAAGTTTCTTGGACTTATCCTTCATATTTAATAATAAATTTGATTTTCAATTTCAATCAGAAAGATATTATTTTGGGAATTTTGAAACTGACAATATTTATTTTTTTTTGGATTTTGAAGCAAAATATATACTTGTAAAGAATAAACTGAGTATAGGTTTTTCAGGCAGAAACTTGTCAAACACAATAAAATTTAGAAATTTCTCAATCAGCGATATCGGAACATCGACGACGGAATATAGATTGTTACCAAGACTGCTGCTTTTAAAAATAGAATATAGGTTTTGA
- a CDS encoding GLPGLI family protein, producing the protein MKKTKLIILLILFTANTYAQNKSTIAVVEYTTKLKLGLPAENTSRLFFNNNQSCFIEGKFNIKKKQEQENIQDKQSKHDTIKYYVDLTKKQLFKEELVDNELYLIKEILPKIEWNLSFKEKDSILGFLCNKAKGNFRGRTYTAWYAPDIPVHFGPWKLQGLPGLILKVSDDLEQVEFSAISLEYKKEDEYSNALELPSNYFKTIGLEEYVSLIDKSEEEELKKIMASMPRDSKARNIKMNKDRTSKIEMKYEWEQD; encoded by the coding sequence ATGAAAAAAACAAAACTTATCATATTGCTTATATTATTCACTGCAAATACTTACGCACAAAACAAATCAACCATTGCAGTGGTAGAATATACCACTAAACTAAAACTTGGTTTACCCGCAGAAAATACTTCAAGACTATTTTTCAACAATAATCAATCCTGTTTTATTGAAGGAAAATTTAATATTAAAAAAAAGCAAGAACAAGAAAATATTCAAGACAAACAAAGCAAACACGACACCATAAAATATTATGTGGATTTAACTAAAAAACAATTATTTAAAGAAGAATTAGTAGATAATGAATTATACTTAATAAAAGAAATACTACCAAAAATTGAATGGAATTTATCATTCAAAGAAAAAGATTCAATACTTGGTTTTTTATGCAATAAAGCCAAAGGCAATTTTAGGGGAAGAACTTATACGGCGTGGTATGCGCCTGACATCCCAGTACATTTTGGACCTTGGAAACTTCAAGGATTACCTGGTTTAATTCTAAAAGTATCAGATGATTTAGAACAAGTTGAGTTTTCAGCAATTAGTTTGGAATATAAAAAAGAGGACGAATATTCAAATGCTTTAGAATTACCTTCAAATTATTTTAAAACAATTGGTTTGGAGGAATATGTATCTCTTATAGACAAAAGCGAAGAAGAAGAACTTAAAAAAATAATGGCGAGTATGCCCAGAGACAGTAAGGCAAGAAATATAAAAATGAACAAAGATAGAACATCAAAAATAGAAATGAAATATGAATGGGAGCAAGATTAA